A genomic region of Venturia canescens isolate UGA chromosome 9, ASM1945775v1, whole genome shotgun sequence contains the following coding sequences:
- the LOC122416587 gene encoding polyadenylate-binding protein 4-like, whose amino-acid sequence MAEKIEPENNTIVNISNFGVNMTEGRLLKMFEKYGAISSYGIMHDDEPCRRFAYVAFEDSDAADESVIELNGQLFDDNRRLRVRRKRRNEGRIKVTSWSGKGCSIKNNDVAEAGNDVAAGPSNVTNPPANPENWSENTGFCLHIANLDRTIDDRQLRTEFEEFGPLREVKIIKEQQLRVVLSKGYAFVTFVHENDARRAIEEKNNRAIGRQIVRVSISRGKKKTSFKEPPKAFDPRRQPVNYDRAISNLLKDWCGSSRHLDDFSDLI is encoded by the coding sequence ATGGCAGAAAAAATAGAACCGGAAAACAACACGATAGTGAACATTAGCAATTTTGGTGTCAACATGACTGAGGGAAGACTGCtcaaaatgttcgaaaaataCGGCGCGATCTCGAGTTATGGAATCATGCACGACGACGAGCCTTGCCGCCGTTTCGCGTATGTCGCTTTTGAAGATTCAGACGCCGCCGATGAATCTGTGATCGAGCTCAATGGCCAACTTTTTGATGACAATAGAAGATTGAGAGTGAGAAGGAAACGACGAAATGAAGGACGCATCAAAGTAACTAGTTGGAGCGGTAAAGGATGTTCAATAAAGAACAACGACGTGGCCGAGGCGGGGAACGACGTAGCGGCCGGCCCATCAAATGTGACTAACCCACCGGCGAATCCTGAAAATTGGTCTGAAAATACAGGATTCTGTCTACACATAGCGAATCTAGATCGAACGATCGATGATCGTCAACTGAGAACCGAATTCGAAGAATTCGGGCCACTGCGcgaagtgaaaataattaaggAACAGCAGCTTCGAGTTGTTTTAAGCAAAGGATACGCGTTCGTTACGTTCGTTCACGAAAATGATGCAAGAAGAGCtatcgaggagaaaaataatcgtGCAATCGGCCGACAAATCGTTCGTGTCAGCATTtcgcgtggaaaaaaaaagacgtcTTTCAAAGAGCCTCCCAAAGCTTTCGACCCACGACGTCAACCTGTAAATTACGATCGCGCCATTTCCAACTTGCTCAAGGATTGGTGTGGGAGTTCCAGGCACTTGGATGATTTTTCTGATCTCATCTAA